Proteins encoded in a region of the Paenibacillus wynnii genome:
- a CDS encoding VWA domain-containing protein: protein MLHKHLSKRTIKSQIFSIVPALFLVLSLAISPYAASTAHAAAPAPSHIDAVLLLDVSNSMNKSDKNKIASEAMKMFIDMLSTQGDKVGIVAYTDKVQREKALLQISSADDKQDLKDFIDGLDRGSYTDIAVGVEEAIKVLQNGSDPSHEPMIVMLADGNNDLNEATGRTQSQSDQELNQAVEAAKKNGYPIYTIGLNANGKLNKQILADLSDKTGGKAFATDSADDLPQILSEIFASHLKLKIVPVQSITANGSYQDVTVNVPNANVLEANISIMSSQPVTAKLTDPSGKSVAIPSGDVLLSKSKTYSLIKLLTPQQGDWKLQVKGVAKDKIDINLVFNYDLELKIDPLSSNAYKKGDKIDIASHLFSNGTQVTLSNLYQNMNAVLLATDIDTGTVEEIPLDNSGDVFKGTFEVKDNHNYELKVRAEESSFYRESDTVKVNAVKGTAGTGSTGAGTGTGTAGANEEPTDTSTSSKTLYFIIAGVLLLLAAGVALWMLWKKSTRGFVGQMVLEVRDGNTGEKTYPQYKKLNGFRGKFTLHQLLQLAPELKESEKLIFTPGKNDRLLVRGGDGLTVERSGRNADASRGMELKSGDRISVLLPSVDKTIMIEYLV, encoded by the coding sequence ATGCTTCATAAACATCTTAGCAAACGTACAATCAAGTCTCAAATATTCAGTATTGTTCCTGCTCTATTCCTAGTACTTAGTTTGGCAATAAGCCCGTACGCGGCTTCAACTGCACATGCCGCTGCCCCGGCACCTTCACACATTGATGCTGTCCTGTTGCTGGATGTCAGCAACTCTATGAACAAGAGTGACAAGAACAAAATCGCCAGTGAAGCGATGAAAATGTTCATAGATATGCTATCGACGCAAGGAGACAAGGTCGGGATTGTAGCCTATACCGACAAGGTACAACGGGAGAAGGCCTTGCTGCAAATCAGTTCCGCTGATGACAAGCAGGATCTGAAGGACTTCATCGATGGTTTGGACCGCGGCTCCTATACGGATATTGCCGTTGGGGTAGAAGAAGCGATTAAGGTATTGCAGAACGGAAGCGACCCTTCTCATGAGCCTATGATTGTTATGCTTGCGGACGGGAATAACGACCTGAACGAAGCGACGGGGAGAACGCAGAGCCAGTCGGATCAAGAGTTAAATCAGGCGGTAGAAGCGGCCAAGAAGAACGGGTATCCCATCTATACCATCGGTCTGAATGCAAACGGCAAGCTTAATAAGCAAATTTTAGCGGATCTTTCAGACAAGACAGGAGGTAAAGCCTTTGCGACGGATTCAGCGGATGATCTACCCCAAATCCTGAGTGAAATCTTTGCCAGCCATCTGAAGCTGAAGATTGTACCCGTTCAATCAATTACGGCGAATGGCAGCTATCAGGATGTGACCGTGAATGTGCCGAATGCCAACGTGTTGGAAGCCAATATTTCTATTATGTCGTCACAGCCTGTAACCGCGAAGCTGACGGATCCATCAGGGAAAAGCGTAGCGATTCCGTCTGGGGATGTGCTGTTATCGAAGTCCAAAACATACAGCCTAATCAAGCTATTGACGCCGCAGCAAGGCGATTGGAAGCTTCAAGTGAAGGGTGTCGCTAAGGACAAGATCGATATTAATCTCGTATTCAACTATGATTTGGAGCTGAAAATCGATCCGCTGTCTTCGAATGCCTATAAAAAAGGAGACAAAATCGATATTGCCTCCCATCTGTTCAGCAATGGGACTCAGGTAACACTCAGCAACTTGTATCAGAATATGAATGCGGTATTGCTGGCTACCGATATAGACACTGGGACGGTTGAGGAGATTCCGCTGGATAACTCTGGCGATGTTTTTAAAGGGACATTCGAGGTGAAGGACAATCATAATTATGAATTGAAGGTTCGGGCGGAAGAGAGCAGCTTTTACCGAGAGAGTGATACAGTTAAGGTTAATGCCGTGAAGGGTACAGCGGGAACCGGCAGCACCGGAGCTGGAACAGGAACCGGAACGGCGGGAGCTAATGAAGAGCCTACTGACACTTCAACCTCCTCCAAGACACTGTATTTTATCATCGCTGGAGTTCTTTTGTTACTGGCTGCAGGTGTAGCCTTATGGATGTTGTGGAAGAAGTCCACACGGGGTTTTGTAGGTCAGATGGTACTGGAAGTGCGTGATGGAAATACGGGTGAGAAAACCTATCCTCAATATAAAAAACTGAACGGATTCAGAGGGAAGTTCACCCTTCATCAATTGCTGCAGCTGGCGCCGGAGCTCAAAGAAAGTGAGAAGCTGATCTTCACACCCGGCAAGAATGACAGGTTGCTGGTTCGTGGGGGAGATGGACTGACAGTGGAAAGGTCAGGACGTAATGCAGATGCCTCCCGGGGTATGGAACTGAAGAGCGGTGACCGGATTTCGGTGCTGCTGCCAAGCGTGGACAAGACGATTATGATCGAATATTTAGTATAG